A single region of the Candidatus Neptunochlamydia sp. REUL1 genome encodes:
- a CDS encoding IS630 family transposase, producing the protein MPAGVEIESVDIWFQDEARVGQRGTVTRTWANKGTRPRLARQQQFEYAYIFGAICPVRDEAVGLVMPAVNTEAMLVHLEHISMKIPEGRHAVIVLDRAAWHTTKRLKRFSNISLLPLPPVSPELNPTEQVWQTLRDEHLANRCYEDYDAITMACCDAWNAFVDTPTRVRRLCSRPWAIL; encoded by the coding sequence TTGCCAGCAGGAGTAGAAATAGAGTCTGTTGATATTTGGTTCCAAGATGAGGCTAGAGTGGGCCAAAGAGGCACTGTAACCCGTACATGGGCCAATAAAGGAACACGTCCTCGGCTCGCACGTCAGCAGCAATTTGAATACGCTTACATATTTGGAGCTATTTGCCCCGTCAGAGATGAAGCTGTAGGCCTTGTAATGCCAGCTGTAAATACAGAAGCAATGCTTGTGCATCTTGAGCACATTTCCATGAAGATTCCTGAAGGAAGGCATGCAGTTATTGTGCTGGATAGAGCTGCTTGGCATACAACAAAGCGACTTAAAAGGTTTAGCAACATAAGCCTTCTACCGCTTCCTCCGGTTTCGCCAGAGTTGAATCCAACAGAACAAGTATGGCAAACGCTTCGAGATGAACATCTAGCGAATCGCTGTTATGAAGATTATGATGCGATTACGATGGCCTGCTGCGATGCATGGAATGCATTTGTTGACACTCCAACCAGAGTGAGAAGGCTCTGTTCAAGACCGTGGGCTATTTTATGA
- a CDS encoding type IV secretion system DNA-binding domain-containing protein, with amino-acid sequence MFKTLAGGGQTTAHGVRMLRQVIKIALIISVIALIATFSYRMYTMVPKDRYMDFVRYFKAIGRWDEHAWNHYSDRMDEVWSFAIRQIKPSLKVAAIAFGSVLGIFQVRGLVSKRTRKAKNKSPIKRPLFKNPLHKGFFLGKASLPKKSENTHILVTGGTGSGKTNAFHHILKQVQEKSQKAVILDTTGVFVDRYYSEKRGDIILNPFDAKGRSKHWSPWLDAADEIEYEALAKSFIPNKAKDHDSFWKEAAATVFSSLMEVYADLDDDDDDKLTPLEALTEMLLARPINDLIDTLQWTSAMAHISKEGDKTTASIRSTAASYLNCLKHLQTPDPGREFSITKWVEDESSDSWLFLSCDTKSRDTMRPLLSAWYSTAMRSLMSLDPCDDRRVWFVNDELPSMDQINGLSTCLSEGRKYGACALLATQSPSQIVDIYGSQQAQTITSNCQTKIVFRESEPQNAEQLSKLFGNLELEETKEGLSYGANDMRDGVTQSKQRRKQAMVTVTNIQNLRVNYCYLRDTKGKIKHLKLGIAKKN; translated from the coding sequence ATGTTCAAGACGCTAGCAGGAGGAGGCCAAACCACTGCCCACGGCGTGAGGATGCTCCGTCAGGTGATCAAGATCGCCTTGATAATCTCTGTAATAGCTCTCATAGCAACCTTTTCTTACAGAATGTATACAATGGTTCCCAAAGATAGATATATGGATTTTGTTCGATATTTCAAAGCCATCGGTCGTTGGGATGAACATGCGTGGAACCACTATAGCGATCGAATGGACGAGGTTTGGAGTTTTGCCATTAGACAAATCAAACCGTCATTGAAAGTCGCAGCAATAGCTTTTGGTTCAGTCCTTGGGATATTTCAAGTGCGTGGGTTGGTAAGTAAGCGTACTCGCAAGGCAAAAAACAAGTCTCCAATCAAACGCCCCCTATTCAAGAATCCACTTCACAAAGGATTTTTCCTGGGGAAAGCCTCTCTACCAAAAAAATCAGAGAACACCCACATTCTGGTAACCGGAGGAACAGGTTCTGGAAAAACTAACGCGTTCCATCATATTTTAAAACAGGTACAAGAAAAATCCCAAAAAGCCGTCATCTTGGATACAACAGGTGTCTTTGTAGATAGATACTATTCAGAAAAGCGTGGGGATATCATCCTCAACCCTTTCGATGCAAAAGGACGCAGTAAGCATTGGAGCCCTTGGCTCGATGCAGCAGATGAAATAGAGTACGAAGCATTAGCCAAATCGTTCATCCCCAACAAGGCAAAAGACCATGATTCATTTTGGAAAGAAGCAGCAGCAACAGTATTTTCATCATTGATGGAAGTCTATGCAGATCTTGATGATGACGATGATGACAAACTCACACCCTTAGAGGCTCTCACTGAAATGCTATTAGCAAGACCCATAAATGATCTCATAGACACACTCCAGTGGACTTCAGCAATGGCCCACATCAGTAAAGAAGGAGACAAAACAACCGCTAGCATCAGATCTACAGCGGCCTCTTATTTGAATTGCTTGAAACATTTGCAAACTCCGGACCCAGGACGGGAGTTTTCTATTACAAAATGGGTTGAAGATGAATCCTCTGATTCATGGCTTTTTCTTTCTTGTGATACTAAAAGCAGAGACACCATGCGTCCTTTGCTTAGTGCGTGGTATTCAACGGCAATGAGATCTCTGATGTCTCTTGATCCTTGCGACGATAGGCGCGTATGGTTCGTCAATGACGAACTTCCATCGATGGACCAAATCAATGGTCTGAGCACCTGCCTTTCAGAGGGAAGAAAATACGGAGCCTGCGCCTTGCTTGCTACGCAATCGCCCTCTCAGATAGTAGATATCTATGGCTCCCAGCAGGCGCAAACAATCACATCCAATTGTCAAACAAAAATCGTCTTTCGTGAGTCCGAGCCACAGAATGCTGAGCAGCTGTCAAAATTGTTTGGGAACCTGGAACTTGAAGAGACAAAAGAGGGGCTTTCCTATGGTGCCAACGATATGAGAGATGGTGTAACACAAAGCAAACAGCGCCGAAAACAAGCAATGGTCACAGTGACAAACATACAAAATCTTAGGGTAAATTATTGCTATCTAAGAGACACAAAAGGTAAAATCAAGCACTTGAAATTAGGGATTGCTAAGAAAAACTGA